A segment of the Streptococcus chenjunshii genome:
CAGACATAGCTAAGCTTAGAATTGATTTCAAGTTAACTTGCCGTAAACGTCTGAAAGCTTTGTCGCCTTAACAGTCGACCGCACCTTTCTAGTCGTTCTGGCAGGGGTGCGCCTACGAAATCAGAGATTTCTGGCTTACCGTCATTTTTGCTGTGAGCTTCTAGCGGCCTTTATCTCTTAACAAAAAAGAACTGGAAAAGAAACTTTTTCTTTCTCAGTTCTTTATTTATTAATTTGGTTTTCTTTGATACAGCCAGAAAATCTTATTTTTTCAAGTTGTAGAACGATTTAAGACCGCGGTATTCAGCAACATCGCCAAGCTGATCTTCAATACGAAGCAACTGGTTGTATTTAGCAATACGGTCAGTACGTGACAGCGAACCAGTCTTAATTTGGCCGGCATTAGTCGCTACAGAGATATCAGCAATGGTTGAATCTTCAGTTTCGCCTGAACGGTGGGAAACAACTGCAGTGTAACCAGCTTCTTTAGCCATTTCGATAGCTTCAAACGTTTCAGTCAAAGTACCGATTTGGTTAACCTTAATAAGGATAGAGTTAGCAGCACCTTCTTTGATACCGCGTGCAAGATAGTCTGTGTTTGTAACGAAGAAGTCGTCACCAACTAACTGTACACGGTCGCCAAGACGTTCAGTAAGAGCTTTCCAGCCGTCCCAGTCATTTTCGTCCATACCATCTTCAATAGTGATGATTGGATATTTGTTAACCAATTCTTCCAGATAGTCGATTTGCTCTGCTGAAGTACGTTTAGCTCCGCCTTCACCTTCAAATTTAGTATAATCGTAGATACCATCTGCATAGAATTCTGATGAAGCGACGTCAAAGCCGATGAAGACTTCTTCACCTGGTTTGTAACCAGCTGTTTCAATCGCTTTGATAATCGTTTCTACAGCATCTTCCGTACCGTCAAACTTAGGAGCAAAACCGCCTTCGTCACCGACAGCTGTTTCAAGACCACGCTCTGCTAAGATAGATTTCAGATTATGGAAAATTTCTGCACCCCAGCGGAGAGCTTCTTTAAATGTAGGCGCACCGGCAGGAACAATCATAAATTCTTGGAATGCAATTGGCGCATCAGAGTGAGAACCGCCGTTGATGATATTCATCATTGGTGTTGGAAGAACTTTAGTGTTGAAGCCGCCAAGATAGCTGTAAAGCGGTACTTCAAGATAGTCTGCAGCAGCACGCGCAACGGCAATAGATACACCGAGGATCGCGTTAGCGCCGAGTTTTCCTTTTGTCGGAGTACCGTCAAGAGCGATCATCGCACGGTCAATTGCCTGCTGATCGCGGACATCAAAACCGATGATTGCTTCAGCGATAACGTTATTGACGTTGTCAACTGCTTTTTGAGTACCTTTTCCAAGATAACGGGACTTGTCACCATCACGAAGTTCAACTGCTTCATGTTCACCAGTAGAAGCGCCTGAAGGAACCATACCGCGTCCAAAAGCACCAGACTCAGTATAAACTTCCACTTCAACTGTTGGGTTACCGCGTGAGTCCAGGACTTCGCGAGCGTATACATCAGTAATAATTGACATTAGAATACTCTCCTTATGAGTTTATTTTGTACACGTTAATCATACCACAATCTTTAGGTTTAAGCAAACCAAAACACAGAATATCTTCTGCTCATCTAAAAATCTTGATAGGCATGAAATGCCTAAAATTAGATAGAATTAGAATTCTTTTTTTGCGAACCGCTCCATATGACATCGCCATAATTAACAGCAAACGGTTCCCCCTCATAACAAGTAAAATAGAGCTTAATTTCTTCTGTTTTTCCAGATGCAATTTTATCAGGAATATCATTGTCATAAGTTGCTGAATTGAAGAAAGCATAACTGCTTTCACTGTAAACAACAAAATCTTCCGGATAGAAAGTGACATCCTGCTTAGTCTCATTAGCAACTGTTAAGGAAACCACAATCTTTTTTTCACCTTCCAAAACATTGTTCATTTTAACTGAACTGTCCTCTTCAGCACTGGTGACCGCAATACTCAAACCTTCCTTAAAATCAACGGCATCCCCAAAATTATAGGTGTAATAGGTATCATCGTAGTCATAATCATCGTAACTATCACTATAGCTGCTGTATGTGCTGGATGAAGACGGTCTTTCCTGTAATTGTTCAATCCGTTTTTCCGCCTGCCTCCGCGCAGTTAACTCACTTATGTACAGGCTGGAAAAAACAAATGTCAGCAAAAAAAAGACAGTTGTCAGAATAATAAAAACCAAACTGATAATTTTCCACTTCTTTACATAATCCCCGTTTTCTCTCATAAAAAACCTCCATTAAGATACAAAGACCGTAAAAAGAGCAAAGCAAAAATGACGGTAAGTCCGAAATTTCTGATTTCGCAGACGCACCCCTACCAGAACGACTGGAAAGGTGCGGTCGACTGTTAAGACGACGAATCTTTCAGACGTCTACGGCTAGTTAATTAAAAATCAATTCTAAACTTAGCTATGTCTTTTTTGTACAGCTCTTAAGCCATGTTCAATTCCATAAGATACACAGGCCTCTCAAATCCCTGTACTTGATAATAAACCAGTAATCTCCGATTCCGTTAACAAGCCTGTGTGGCAGTGTACCTGCTTGCAAAGCATCAGAGCCGACCAAAACCTGCATACAGACTGGCATAGATTCAGCACTGCTTATTTTACTGAAGCCCTCAGTCTATACTGAATACTCCTATCTGCTATTATAGCACCATTTTAAAAAAATTTTCAACTTTTAAGAAAAGCAGGAAGATTTTCAAGATAGCTAAAATACGGTATAATTTTCTTAAAAGGATAATGCAACCTGAATGTAGTCTAAATGCTGCAGGGATACCGTAAGGCAGCCCGAACTTGGAAATTGGAGAGCGAGGAAAATACTGCAGTCTGGAGATTTGTCTTGTTATCTGGCTTGCCGACAACTTCAGGCATCTGAAAGACTTTGTATCTTGATAAAGGAGAAACAAATGGACGATTTGGAACAAAAAATTCTGCAAAGCGCACAGGGAGAAAGGCGCTTGAAAGCAACTGAACAGCAACAATTTTTGGGAACTTTCGCCGAGAGGGTTATTCTCAGTGTCTTTCTCAAAGATGCCGAAAAATCACAGGTTCTTTCACAATTTGACAGCATTTTATCAGATATGAAAGATAAGTATGATACCCCTGCCTTAAAAATCTCTGACAAACTGACAGTCACTATCCAAATGGCTTATATGAAAAAAGCTCAGGCCGCCGGACTGGCTGCTACTATCATTAGGGAGAACGGTGCGCAATCTCCCTTCGGTCTTATCCTGCATACTGAGCAAGCAGAAAATATAGCCCACACTGATATCAAAGAGCTCTATCCCCAATATTTTAAAAAAGAAAATCCGACAGATAAACCGAGCAAACAATCCTTTTGGCAAAAGCTGCTCCATAAAAAGGACTGAAGGCTTATATATAACCTTTAAAATATTTTTGGCGGAGCACTGAGAAGAGCCAGCACCAGCTTTAGATCAAGAGTGGGACAAAAATCGGTAAGTTGTCATAACATGACGACTTCGATTTTGTCGTCCTGCCTCCGTACAGTTGATTAGGGGGGCGCTGTCCTTTGCACAACAAGGAATAAGAACTTCCAATCAGCCACTGTTCTAAACTCATCTGTTTAAAAAAGTAAAATGAAG
Coding sequences within it:
- a CDS encoding DUF1694 domain-containing protein; amino-acid sequence: MDDLEQKILQSAQGERRLKATEQQQFLGTFAERVILSVFLKDAEKSQVLSQFDSILSDMKDKYDTPALKISDKLTVTIQMAYMKKAQAAGLAATIIRENGAQSPFGLILHTEQAENIAHTDIKELYPQYFKKENPTDKPSKQSFWQKLLHKKD
- a CDS encoding DUF4352 domain-containing protein: MRENGDYVKKWKIISLVFIILTTVFFLLTFVFSSLYISELTARRQAEKRIEQLQERPSSSSTYSSYSDSYDDYDYDDTYYTYNFGDAVDFKEGLSIAVTSAEEDSSVKMNNVLEGEKKIVVSLTVANETKQDVTFYPEDFVVYSESSYAFFNSATYDNDIPDKIASGKTEEIKLYFTCYEGEPFAVNYGDVIWSGSQKKNSNSI
- the eno gene encoding surface-displayed alpha-enolase, coding for MSIITDVYAREVLDSRGNPTVEVEVYTESGAFGRGMVPSGASTGEHEAVELRDGDKSRYLGKGTQKAVDNVNNVIAEAIIGFDVRDQQAIDRAMIALDGTPTKGKLGANAILGVSIAVARAAADYLEVPLYSYLGGFNTKVLPTPMMNIINGGSHSDAPIAFQEFMIVPAGAPTFKEALRWGAEIFHNLKSILAERGLETAVGDEGGFAPKFDGTEDAVETIIKAIETAGYKPGEEVFIGFDVASSEFYADGIYDYTKFEGEGGAKRTSAEQIDYLEELVNKYPIITIEDGMDENDWDGWKALTERLGDRVQLVGDDFFVTNTDYLARGIKEGAANSILIKVNQIGTLTETFEAIEMAKEAGYTAVVSHRSGETEDSTIADISVATNAGQIKTGSLSRTDRIAKYNQLLRIEDQLGDVAEYRGLKSFYNLKK